Within the Echinicola sp. 20G genome, the region GATAATGACTTTAAGGTATTGGACAGAAGATTTGAATACCTATATAGTCAAAAATTAATGGAATGGCTTAGCAATTTTGAGTGATTTTAGGATTGTTTTTTCTCTCTGCGAAGCAGGCCCATTATTGTACCGGCTCCTATTCCTACAAAAGTTTCCTGTTTGTTCATGACCAAAATGGGGCCAACGGTAAAGCCAAAATACCGTGAGAAAGGAAATTCAATTTTTGGACTGACAACGATGCTCATATGGTTTTCTCTTTCATATTCCCAAGTATAATTTTGGGCCAGAAAATTATCTTGTACTTTTTCCCAATTGGTCGGCTTTTTTAATTTCGAATAGGCCAGCCCAATTGACAGGTTCGCCCTAATGGTCCCTAAAGGATTTATCGGAACGATCCTGCCATAACCGACCTGATAGGTTTCCATCAAATCATAAGGTTTTGTGGTTCCCAGCATCAAAGCATCTATTAAGCCAATTTTATAGTCCTCGGGCCTGTTTTCTGGCGTTTTTGCATTGGCCACCCAGCCAAATTTAAAGGCATGTTTTTCTTTATAGACCCAATTAAGGGCTATCTCTCCACCCAAGTAATTGCCTCCATAAATTTCTCCTGAAGAATAGATGAAATTATTGTCAAAAAACTGAGCATAAAGGCTTTGTGCAGAAACCAGATAGAGTAATAAGAAAAGTACCCTCTTCATTTATCAAAAGTTTTAGAATAACTAAATTTATCATTATTCAGTTTAATAAAAAACTTCCTCCAAATAAATATGATCGAAGAAGTAGAAAACATTTCCTCTTGATCTTCAGACTAATACTTGGTATAAATCTGATACAGTACTTTTTCCATTTCTCTTTTCAATTCGCTGGAACTGATCACATAATTATTGTGCATAAAGCTAAAATAAAGTGTTTTTCCAGACTTGGTCAGCAAATAGCCACTCAGGCAATGTACCCCGCTCAAAGTACCCGTTTTGGCAAATACATAAGGATTTTCATCATCAGACTTATACCAAGACCGGATGGTTCCTGACTTCCCCCCGGAAGGAAAATAAGCAAATATCTTCTCCTCTGGCACCTCCGCCCTGATCTTCTCCAACAGCTTTACAATACTTCTCGGGGTAAACTTATTTTGACTGGAAAGCCCTGAGCCATCCACCCATTGGGGGCTGTCAGGCAAGTCATCCAGGTAATTCTCCGTCACATATCGAATCGCACTCTTCACCTCTAGCGAATCAAACAACTCATCTGCTACCAAAACCATCAATTGTTCCGCTAAAAAATTATCACTGATGGTCAGCATCTGTTTGTACAAAGAATCCGTGGAGATCCCTTGAAGCTTTTGATGTTCTCTATGTTTAAAAGGTTCGTAATCTATCACTGCGATCTCTTTTCCAAGTGTATCCATAAGCAGCTCTTTGGCCAATTGACTGGAGGTCACAAAAGGCTTATCGGTCTCAAAGCTTAGTGAATCGGCCTTCAGGTAATAACGGAAGTCATTCATCTTTTGATCTCTAACAATGCTGTAACTACGGGTAGGCATGTAGCGGTCCTCCTTGATATTATTCACAAAAAACAAAGGTGAAAAATGCATCCTATCTTCAGCCAAATCTTTCTTAAAGCGAATAATATTCCCATAAACCGGCATTGCTGAGCGCTCTGGACCGTAATAATAATTGTACCAGTTCCAAGACCATCCTGAAGCGTAAGCCTGCACTTCATCAAAATTGTCTGCCATATACAATTTTTTATCTGTTCCTTTTAGCAGATCCAAAACAGAGGAGTCCTCAAAGTCCGGATGAAGCAAGGCTGGATCACCAGTTCCCCAAAAGATCAAAGAATCCCCGCTTTCTATATAATCCAAACTATTTACTCGTTCTCCAAGAATTTTATAAGCAGCATAGAAAGTAAACATCTTCGTATTGGACGCAGGCGTAAAGTATTTGTCTTCATTCATGGCATAAAGCACCTTGTCCTTGGCTGGGTCAAAAAGCATAAAACCTGTAAAACCTTGGTCAAAAACTTCCGAATCTCTGACAGATTTCTTGATATGTTGGACTTTGCAGGCAGACAGTAGTATCAGCGCTGCTAATAGTATATTTTTCATCCTACTAATTAAAATAAAAAAGTCTCCTACTGAATAATCAGCAGGAGACCATATGTGAAATATTAAAATTTAATTCGCATTCCAGAAAATTCTATCTAGGAGATTGACTTCTGGGACATTGTTACCGTTTCTACTCAATTCACTATCCGGATATGCCAACCTTCTGATAAACTGTCCATTTAAATCAGGGTTTAAGTTTACTGGTAGATCCATTCCTTCATAAGCATAATCAAACCTTCTAGCATCATTCCATGTTTCAGGGTGCAGGAACAAAGCTACCCATTTCTCCTTGAAAATATCTGACAAAGAGAATGCAGCTTCTCCCATGCTTACACTTGGATCCGCGAGGTAAGCATTCATATCTGCCTCTGGCACACTGAGCATTGTCATGTGAGCCCTAATGCCATCTAAATAAGCTTGGTAGGACCGCGCCTTATCTGTATCAAATGCTGCCTCCGCTTCAATAAACTTCTGCTCAGCATATGTTCCAATCAATACAGGAGAAGTAATGGTGGTATAGTACTGCCCCTCCA harbors:
- a CDS encoding D-alanyl-D-alanine carboxypeptidase/D-alanyl-D-alanine-endopeptidase — its product is MKNILLAALILLSACKVQHIKKSVRDSEVFDQGFTGFMLFDPAKDKVLYAMNEDKYFTPASNTKMFTFYAAYKILGERVNSLDYIESGDSLIFWGTGDPALLHPDFEDSSVLDLLKGTDKKLYMADNFDEVQAYASGWSWNWYNYYYGPERSAMPVYGNIIRFKKDLAEDRMHFSPLFFVNNIKEDRYMPTRSYSIVRDQKMNDFRYYLKADSLSFETDKPFVTSSQLAKELLMDTLGKEIAVIDYEPFKHREHQKLQGISTDSLYKQMLTISDNFLAEQLMVLVADELFDSLEVKSAIRYVTENYLDDLPDSPQWVDGSGLSSQNKFTPRSIVKLLEKIRAEVPEEKIFAYFPSGGKSGTIRSWYKSDDENPYVFAKTGTLSGVHCLSGYLLTKSGKTLYFSFMHNNYVISSSELKREMEKVLYQIYTKY